The Nicotiana tomentosiformis chromosome 2, ASM39032v3, whole genome shotgun sequence genome includes the window TTTGTCCTTTTAACTATCTAATTCTTTTTTGCTTCCTTGAGGGACTTATGGTAAGAGATTCTGTTCTGTTAGAATCCAATTTTTGGATATGCAAAAAACAAACTAAAAGGGGAAGGTGATAGTATATGTTTGTTATGTTTTTTTATTAGCTTCGTATTAGATAATATAACCTTTTGAGTTGCTTGGGAGTAAGGCATGGCAGCAGTTATAGTTTTTAAAATATACCTTTTGATTTAACAATTTGCGCACCAAACGACTGCTTAGAAGTTATGGCAGTTGTTACTTGGAGATACATGATAATTACTTTTAGTTAGAATGGATTggcttcattttttaaattttttttttgagggggggggggggggggggaggggtttcTCACTTGAGAGTTTTATTCTCTTTGATAGAAAGGAATAATTCTGGTAATAAGATGTGGATGGAATGTTATTTAGGAATGATAAGAAAGGTTTGGTGTGTCTGGACTAAAAGGATTAGTGGATGCTTTGGTGGGATCTCAACTCCAACTTACACTCCAAATGTGTACTTAGATTATTTAGTTGGCATTTTCATTCCCCTGTAAACAGTGTTGataattttttggattttgttagctCCCTGATTCTAGCATAGACATTGTTCTGGAGCTAACTTTTTTGCTACCTTGTATTCTGCATCTTCTGGATGCCTTTTATTAATAACAATTACTTCATCAAAAGgaatgataagaaagatatgaagtggttacacctttcagattattttgaattatttctCTTTGCTATTCATTCCGTTAGACCAGTTCATGTTTTACTAGTTTTGGCTATTTGTATAGTACCGGATTACATTTGATGACATATTAAATTCTGTTTATCCATTTTCAGAACGAAAAGTAGCACCTGGTTCTTGTTTGCCAGCTCAACAGCCATTAGCTATGGACCACTTTGGAGGAGGtagttggacaatgatccccaACATCCAAAATCACAGTAATCCTTCCACACCCTCAAATCAAGACCAATTATTTCTGCAGCAACAGCAATTTCAGCAGCAACAGTTCAATCAACCGCAACAGCTCTatcagcagcagcaacaacaacaacgctATCAACAGCAGATGCAAcaacagcagcagcagcaacagcagatgcaacaacagcagcagcagcaacaacagcaCCATCAATCACTTGCCTCTCACTTCCATCTTCTACAAGTACTAGGCAAAAACCATGATCTATGGATTGCTATTTCAGTGGAGTAACGAGGCATTTTTATTTCTTAGTGATACCTTTTGTTCTAACTTTGATTGCCATCTTACAGTTGGTGGAGAATTTAGCTGATGCTATTGAAAATGGAAACCGAGATCAGCACTCAGATGCATTGGTTTGTTCATATTATAACTGATGcattatatgataatttgatcaTACATGTTAGTTTGCCATTTCTTCTAGTTTAACAAAGTTACTTTTTGCTTCACAAGGTTACTGAATTGAAAAACCAGTTTGAGAAGTGCCAGCAGCTGTTGACCTCAATATCAGGGTCTATTAGCTCAAGATCAATGGTATCTCATGTGCATCCTTTGATAGCTGTTGAAACTTGTTTTGACACTCcatatcatcccccccccccccctccacacccaacacacacacacacacatacacaaagCCCAAACACATacacaagaagaaaaaaaaagcacAAAAAAATGTTAAAAAGTATTATTTTCTGTAAGAGTTGTATGTGTTTACTTTGGCTATGTAGTTGCTTTTAATGGTGCTC containing:
- the LOC104100293 gene encoding mediator of RNA polymerase II transcription subunit 9 isoform X1; the protein is MDHFGGGSWTMIPNIQNHSNPSTPSNQDQLFLQQQQFQQQQFNQPQQLYQQQQQQQRYQQQMQQQQQQQQQMQQQQQQQQQHHQSLASHFHLLQLVENLADAIENGNRDQHSDALVTELKNQFEKCQQLLTSISGSISSRSMTVEGQKRKKAECEQLLNQRRDLISKYKGSVEELINSEL
- the LOC104100293 gene encoding mediator of RNA polymerase II transcription subunit 9 isoform X2; amino-acid sequence: MDHFGGGSWTMIPNIQNHSNPSTPSNQDQLFLQQQQFQQQQFNQPQQLYQQQQQQQRYQQQMQQQQQQHHQSLASHFHLLQLVENLADAIENGNRDQHSDALVTELKNQFEKCQQLLTSISGSISSRSMTVEGQKRKKAECEQLLNQRRDLISKYKGSVEELINSEL